AAAGTTAGTTTGAAAATTATCAAAGAACCCAGGTGTGTATCTACGACTTTTCCAGCTATTACTACAGATATTATTGTTCCAATACCAAATAATGTAGATGCTATTTTTATTCCCCCATAAAAGTTAAAATAACTGACCAACGGTGCAATATAGGTATACAATCCATAATGTGCCATAATTGTAAGCAAGGTCAATATTAAACAAACTACAACACCTTTATTGCGGATAATAAAAAAAGGTGAATTTGTTTTTGTGCGTTTTTCTCCTTCCACGGATGGTAAATACATCTTCCCTAAAATTGCAATTACAAAAATAACTGCAGAAAGCACAATAAATACTGTTCTCCACCCGAATTCAGTGCCTATTGTCGTCATTATGGGCAAGCCAATGCCCAGTCCAAATGTACTGCCGGACATTGTTACGGCAATTGCCCTTCCGTGTAAGTGTGGAGGCACAAGACGCATTGCATAGGCGGAAACCATTGGCCATAAAACCCCGGCGGCGATACCACCTGCAAGTCTAGAAGCAGCTGTAATGTAATACGATGAAGTCAAAGCTATTATTAAATTTGAAACTCCAAATATAAGCATCAATATAAGTAAAA
This genomic stretch from Ruminiclostridium cellulolyticum H10 harbors:
- a CDS encoding MFS transporter; this translates as MSQEKNFPWLILLIMSSVTFMGILSELVPSGILPQMSGGLDVSYAQIGLLVSVYAIASAVGTIPLITWTIEMNRKRLLLILMLIFGVSNLIIALTSSYYITAASRLAGGIAAGVLWPMVSAYAMRLVPPHLHGRAIAVTMSGSTFGLGIGLPIMTTIGTEFGWRTVFIVLSAVIFVIAILGKMYLPSVEGEKRTKTNSPFFIIRNKGVVVCLILTLLTIMAHYGLYTYIAPLVSYFNFYGGIKIASTLFGIGTIISVVIAGKVVDTHLGSLIIFKLTLALGTMLLFIVFQGMMFISHIAFLLWGVSFGALVTIFQAAVTKQVETGKDVATSLQSSTFNFGIVLGSALGGLILDNSSVFYIIFGTMALLVVPILLSISRKSIFS